A section of the Candidatus Delongbacteria bacterium genome encodes:
- a CDS encoding amidohydrolase, which translates to MLDKLVELRQELHAFPEISGSEMKTSLRIMKFFSQLEYDDLVEFPNYGLAYIFNGKSEGKTIMFRADMDAVSVYETNDFDHCSRNEGCSHSCGHDGHMTILAGLGEVISKNRDFSGKVILLFQPSEENGQGASELLRFGNFRDLKPDYIFGLHNVPGYPKGAIISKKEVFSNSSTGATIFFVGKDSHAAEPEKGINPIYTMMDIVKVIKGYCESDKIEKNSKITMVGINSGGSNFGISPGKGVLHMTLRAESEHNMNRLKMALNETVDFFCKRDGVISKLDYSETFPSIENSDECFNIIKSASDNFIEVARPFKWSEDFGWYTRYYNCGFFGLASGEEQPVLHSSNFDFPDDIIEVGIKTYLKIISKISGLDGFKKELI; encoded by the coding sequence ATGCTAGATAAACTGGTTGAACTTAGACAAGAATTACATGCCTTCCCAGAAATATCTGGATCAGAAATGAAAACATCACTTAGAATTATGAAATTTTTTTCTCAATTGGAATATGATGACCTTGTAGAGTTTCCCAATTATGGTCTAGCCTATATATTTAATGGTAAATCAGAAGGCAAAACTATTATGTTTCGGGCTGATATGGATGCTGTAAGTGTTTACGAAACAAACGATTTTGACCATTGTTCTCGCAATGAAGGTTGCTCACATTCCTGTGGGCATGACGGACACATGACAATCTTAGCTGGTTTAGGCGAAGTAATTTCTAAAAATAGAGATTTTTCAGGTAAAGTCATTCTTTTGTTTCAACCTTCAGAAGAAAATGGACAGGGTGCAAGTGAATTGTTGAGATTTGGTAATTTTAGAGATTTAAAACCTGACTATATCTTTGGACTTCACAATGTTCCTGGGTATCCAAAAGGGGCAATTATCAGTAAAAAGGAAGTTTTTTCTAACTCGTCTACAGGTGCAACCATTTTTTTTGTAGGAAAAGATTCTCATGCCGCTGAACCAGAAAAGGGAATCAATCCAATTTATACTATGATGGATATAGTCAAAGTCATTAAAGGTTATTGTGAATCAGATAAAATCGAAAAAAATTCGAAAATTACTATGGTTGGAATAAATTCTGGTGGCTCAAATTTTGGTATTTCTCCTGGTAAGGGTGTTTTACATATGACACTTCGAGCCGAATCTGAACATAATATGAATCGTCTCAAAATGGCATTGAATGAAACTGTTGATTTTTTCTGTAAAAGAGATGGTGTTATATCAAAACTTGATTATTCAGAAACATTTCCTTCTATAGAAAACTCTGATGAATGCTTTAATATTATTAAATCAGCGAGTGATAATTTTATTGAAGTAGCAAGACCATTTAAGTGGTCTGAGGATTTTGGATGGTATACCAGATATTATAATTGTGGTTTTTTTGGCCTAGCCTCAGGAGAGGAGCAACCAGTTCTACATAGTTCAAATTTTGATTTTCCGGATGATATAATAGAAGTTGGAATAAAAACTTATCTTAAAATAATATCAAAAATTTCAGGTTTGGATGGGTTTAAAAAAGAGTTGATTTAA